In one window of Pseudoalteromonas espejiana DSM 9414 DNA:
- a CDS encoding monovalent cation/H+ antiporter subunit A, with product MTLLWIPLLSLIGSVISSCTGKLSRTQAAAVTVLAPLTALGITLYHTPAILAGETIRYAVTWIPAVGLDLSFRLDGLSLLFMFMILGIGILVIAYARYYLSQNDSLAKLYSYLLLFMTAMLGIVMSNNVIQLWLFWELTSISSFLLISYWWHKTEARKGARMALAVTGAGGLALLAGLMLVADIVGSYDLDVILASKAIVQSHDLYETALVLVLLGAFTKSAQFPFHFWLPHAMAAPTPVSAYLHSATMVKAGIFLLARFHPVLSGTDTWFLLVGLTGLATLLFGAYIALFKHDLKGLLAYSTISHLGLITLLLGLDTELSTVAAIFHIINHATFKASLFMATGIIDHETGTRDMRKLNGMWRYLPYTATLAMVAAASMAGVPLLNGFLSKEMFFAETLHQQVLGSMSWLIPVLATIAGALSVAYSSRFIHDVFFNGEPIDLPRQPHEAPRYMRLPIEVLVVLCVLVGMFPHFSVDGILSAASLAVLGQKVPEYELAIWHGFNLPLLMSAMAVVGGLFIYINRKYLFQFQASLPPLNAKKTFEVVVLRVINWCQNRVNTIENGSLQRYIFVMLAVVLLCAGWPLFEMQQLAGSMPSIPVDVHNAIGAGLLIIGAFATVIWHRSRVVALLMISIVGLMVSVAFTRFSAPDLALTQLTVEVATVILLMLALFFLPQHTPKESSSLRVLRDLGIASTLGVVVASICYALLTRPLESISDFFIANAKTGGGGTNVVNVILVDFRGFDTLGEITVLGIAALGIFKVLSRIPLFMPASDGEGRPWARERHPILLASISHSLLPLALLVSAYIFLRGHNLPGGGFIAGLVTSIAFILQYMAHGSAWISERFAVNYRKIIASGIGIALFTGVGSWFFDRPFLTTWFDYFDIPFIGKTELASAIVFDLGVYLTVVGATLMILASLGNMTADTQKKEVNI from the coding sequence ATGACTTTGCTCTGGATACCTTTGTTATCCTTAATTGGCAGTGTTATTTCTTCATGCACCGGCAAACTATCTCGTACGCAAGCTGCAGCTGTCACTGTTCTTGCTCCGTTAACCGCTTTGGGTATTACGCTTTACCATACTCCAGCTATTTTAGCGGGTGAAACGATTCGTTATGCTGTGACCTGGATCCCCGCTGTGGGGCTCGATTTATCATTTCGTCTCGATGGCTTAAGCCTGTTGTTTATGTTTATGATTTTAGGCATAGGCATACTGGTTATTGCCTATGCGCGTTACTACCTCAGTCAAAACGACTCATTAGCCAAGCTTTATAGTTACTTATTACTATTTATGACGGCAATGCTTGGCATTGTTATGTCAAATAACGTGATTCAACTATGGCTGTTCTGGGAGCTAACTAGCATAAGCTCGTTTTTATTGATCAGCTATTGGTGGCATAAAACAGAGGCCCGAAAGGGCGCACGTATGGCATTGGCTGTAACTGGTGCCGGTGGTTTAGCGTTATTGGCAGGCTTAATGTTAGTTGCCGATATAGTAGGTAGCTACGACCTTGATGTAATTCTAGCAAGTAAGGCAATTGTACAATCTCACGACTTATACGAAACTGCACTTGTGCTAGTACTACTAGGTGCGTTTACTAAGTCGGCACAGTTCCCGTTTCATTTTTGGTTACCGCATGCCATGGCAGCGCCTACGCCTGTCAGTGCTTATTTGCATTCAGCGACAATGGTAAAAGCGGGTATATTTTTATTAGCGCGTTTTCATCCCGTATTGTCTGGCACCGACACGTGGTTTTTATTGGTTGGTTTAACAGGGTTAGCCACATTACTATTTGGCGCTTACATTGCTTTATTTAAACACGATTTAAAAGGGCTACTCGCTTACTCTACAATTAGCCATTTGGGCTTAATAACCTTATTGCTAGGCCTTGATACTGAGCTTTCTACTGTGGCGGCAATATTTCATATTATTAACCATGCTACTTTTAAAGCCTCTTTGTTTATGGCTACAGGTATTATTGACCATGAAACCGGCACGCGAGATATGCGTAAGTTAAACGGTATGTGGCGTTATTTACCTTACACCGCAACGCTTGCAATGGTAGCTGCAGCCTCTATGGCGGGCGTACCATTATTAAACGGCTTCTTATCTAAAGAAATGTTTTTTGCCGAAACCCTACATCAGCAAGTACTTGGCTCTATGTCGTGGTTAATTCCGGTGTTAGCAACAATTGCAGGGGCGTTATCGGTGGCTTATTCATCACGCTTTATTCACGATGTATTTTTTAATGGTGAGCCTATTGATTTACCGCGCCAGCCGCATGAAGCACCGCGTTATATGCGTCTTCCAATAGAAGTATTGGTGGTTTTGTGTGTGTTGGTGGGTATGTTTCCGCACTTTTCAGTCGATGGCATTTTATCTGCCGCGTCTTTAGCTGTGCTTGGCCAAAAAGTGCCAGAATACGAGTTGGCTATATGGCATGGTTTTAATTTACCATTATTAATGAGTGCAATGGCTGTAGTGGGTGGTTTGTTTATTTATATAAACCGTAAATACCTATTTCAATTTCAGGCGTCATTACCGCCACTCAATGCTAAAAAAACCTTTGAGGTAGTTGTCCTTAGAGTTATCAATTGGTGCCAAAACAGAGTAAATACTATCGAAAATGGCTCATTACAACGCTATATTTTTGTAATGCTGGCGGTGGTGTTATTGTGCGCCGGTTGGCCATTATTTGAAATGCAACAATTAGCAGGCAGTATGCCAAGTATTCCGGTTGATGTGCATAATGCTATTGGTGCAGGCCTGCTTATTATAGGTGCATTTGCTACTGTAATTTGGCATCGCTCTCGCGTAGTCGCATTATTAATGATTTCTATTGTAGGGCTTATGGTGTCAGTTGCGTTTACGCGTTTCTCAGCACCTGATTTAGCGCTTACACAATTAACAGTTGAAGTAGCTACCGTTATTTTATTAATGTTGGCATTGTTTTTCTTACCTCAACATACACCTAAAGAGTCTAGCTCGTTAAGAGTATTACGAGACTTAGGAATAGCCTCAACATTAGGTGTGGTGGTTGCAAGTATATGTTATGCGCTACTTACACGTCCGCTTGAATCAATATCTGACTTCTTTATCGCCAATGCTAAAACAGGCGGTGGCGGAACGAATGTAGTAAACGTTATATTAGTTGATTTTAGGGGCTTTGATACCTTAGGTGAAATCACTGTTTTAGGTATTGCTGCACTGGGCATATTTAAAGTGCTGTCGCGCATTCCATTGTTTATGCCAGCAAGTGATGGTGAAGGGCGTCCGTGGGCGCGAGAACGTCACCCTATATTACTTGCTAGTATTTCGCATAGCTTATTACCGCTTGCTTTATTAGTGTCGGCTTATATTTTCTTACGTGGTCATAATTTACCTGGCGGTGGCTTTATTGCAGGTTTGGTTACATCAATTGCCTTTATATTACAGTACATGGCTCATGGTTCAGCCTGGATAAGTGAACGCTTTGCTGTTAACTACCGTAAAATTATTGCCTCAGGTATTGGTATTGCCTTATTCACGGGTGTAGGTAGCTGGTTTTTTGATAGGCCATTTTTAACCACGTGGTTTGACTATTTTGATATTCCATTTATTGGCAAAACAGAGCTTGCTAGCGCGATTGTGTTTGATTTAGGCGTATACTTAACCGTGGTTGGCGCCACGTTAATGATATTAGCAAGCCTTGGCAACATGACAGCAGATACCCAGAAAAAAGAGGTAAATATTTAA
- a CDS encoding Na+/H+ antiporter subunit C, whose protein sequence is MELLYASCVGVLVSCGVFLLLRARTFPVVLGLTMISYAVNLFLFSAGRLTINKAVVLGTGADYADPLPQALVLTAIVIGFAMTAFVVILAIRGRADLGSDHVDGQIIKSATDSKEQK, encoded by the coding sequence ATGGAGTTATTGTACGCATCGTGCGTTGGAGTATTAGTTAGTTGCGGTGTTTTTTTACTGCTCAGAGCGCGTACGTTTCCGGTAGTGCTTGGACTTACTATGATTTCGTATGCAGTTAACTTATTTTTATTTTCTGCAGGGCGCTTAACAATTAATAAAGCGGTTGTGCTAGGTACTGGTGCCGATTACGCAGATCCGCTACCTCAAGCTCTGGTACTTACGGCCATAGTTATTGGTTTTGCTATGACGGCATTTGTGGTTATTTTAGCTATTCGTGGTCGTGCTGATTTAGGCAGCGATCATGTTGATGGACAAATAATAAAAAGCGCTACCGATAGCAAGGAGCAAAAATGA
- a CDS encoding monovalent cation/H+ antiporter subunit D, producing MIQHLTSLPILLPMLAAVILLLPPCGKSLRIRRIASSIMAVITFIASALLLIHVHNSGINVYAIGNWSAPFGIVLVADMLSTLLVALTSFLGVGVILYGCAGDDAKGNFFHPLVHFLILGVNGAFLTGDLFNVFVFFEVLLIASYSLLMHAGDKQNTRAALQYVILNLVGSSVFLIGLGILYGVLGTLNIADMAQKVALLTGDDVYLAKAGGLLLLVVFALKGALLPLHLWLPNTYASAKPVVAALFAIMTKVGVYAMLRVYTVIFGEQAGELEHMAQSWLWGLAIATIVVGAIGVMAAQDLRKLTANLVVVSVGTLVALIALQNITATAALLYYLVHSTLVSAALFLLADLIGTQRGKVGDRLVPGRAVHQPYLLGACFIIAVLTVVGMPPLSGFVGKIWILKTTLNSEQAMLFWPVYLITSFVLLVALSRAGTSLFWERKGKKTESTDGVNAHPLQVVIIVGLLACSPLLVIFGGPISDYMISAATQLHDINNGIDAVMKGGK from the coding sequence ATGATTCAGCATTTAACCTCTTTGCCAATTTTATTACCAATGCTGGCGGCAGTAATATTGCTTTTACCACCGTGTGGTAAAAGTTTACGTATTCGCCGTATAGCCTCGTCAATTATGGCTGTAATCACGTTTATTGCTAGTGCACTGCTTTTAATCCATGTGCATAACAGTGGTATAAATGTATATGCTATTGGTAATTGGTCAGCGCCTTTTGGCATTGTGCTGGTAGCCGATATGCTTTCTACTTTATTAGTTGCTCTTACCTCTTTTCTGGGAGTGGGAGTCATTTTATATGGGTGTGCGGGTGATGATGCAAAAGGTAATTTTTTTCACCCTCTCGTTCACTTTTTAATATTAGGGGTTAATGGGGCGTTTTTAACAGGCGATCTATTTAATGTATTTGTATTTTTTGAAGTATTGTTGATAGCCTCGTACTCATTACTTATGCATGCCGGAGACAAGCAGAACACCCGTGCAGCGCTTCAGTATGTAATATTAAACTTAGTTGGTTCAAGCGTATTTTTAATAGGTTTAGGCATTTTATATGGCGTGCTTGGTACCTTGAATATTGCTGATATGGCTCAAAAAGTGGCGCTATTAACGGGTGACGATGTTTATTTAGCGAAAGCCGGCGGTTTGCTGTTGTTGGTCGTATTTGCCTTAAAAGGTGCATTATTACCTTTGCACTTATGGCTGCCTAATACGTATGCAAGTGCAAAACCTGTGGTTGCGGCGTTGTTTGCAATTATGACTAAAGTTGGTGTGTACGCAATGCTGCGCGTTTATACAGTAATATTTGGTGAACAGGCAGGCGAGCTTGAGCATATGGCGCAATCTTGGCTTTGGGGTTTAGCCATTGCTACTATCGTGGTGGGTGCAATTGGTGTTATGGCTGCGCAAGATTTACGTAAATTAACGGCAAATTTAGTGGTTGTATCGGTAGGAACATTAGTGGCTTTAATTGCGCTTCAAAATATCACTGCTACTGCCGCATTATTATATTATTTGGTTCACTCTACTTTAGTTAGTGCAGCTTTGTTTTTGTTAGCGGATTTAATTGGCACGCAAAGGGGAAAAGTAGGAGATAGACTCGTACCAGGGCGCGCTGTACACCAACCTTACTTACTTGGTGCATGTTTTATAATTGCAGTATTAACGGTAGTGGGAATGCCACCGCTTTCAGGCTTTGTAGGAAAAATTTGGATCCTCAAAACAACCTTAAACAGCGAACAAGCTATGCTGTTTTGGCCTGTGTACTTAATTACTAGCTTTGTTTTGTTAGTTGCACTTTCACGAGCAGGCACGAGTTTATTTTGGGAGCGAAAAGGTAAAAAAACTGAAAGCACCGACGGCGTTAATGCTCACCCATTACAAGTTGTAATTATTGTTGGATTACTTGCTTGCTCGCCATTATTGGTTATCTTTGGTGGCCCAATTAGCGACTATATGATTAGTGCAGCTACTCAGTTACACGACATTAATAATGGCATTGATGCCGTAATGAAGGGAGGCAAGTAA
- a CDS encoding Na+/H+ antiporter subunit E has product MRLQARFRWLPTPFRSFFLFVIWLLLNNSVSPGHLVLATFLAIFIPLLSFSLRDPQPLILKPGLALKQLLIVLYDIVVANLQVALLIIGPAKKLRPAFVKVPIDLTHDMPITILASCVSLTPGTVSAEVYPIPESLSEGEKPTQRYLLIHVLDLKDEEALIKQIKQRYETPLKEIFQC; this is encoded by the coding sequence ATGAGGTTACAAGCTCGTTTTCGTTGGTTGCCAACGCCGTTTCGTAGTTTCTTTTTATTTGTAATCTGGTTACTACTCAATAATAGTGTATCGCCAGGTCACCTAGTATTAGCTACTTTTTTAGCGATTTTTATACCGTTATTAAGTTTTTCATTACGTGACCCTCAACCTTTAATACTAAAACCTGGTTTGGCGTTAAAGCAGTTACTTATAGTGCTTTACGATATTGTGGTGGCTAATTTACAGGTTGCCTTATTAATAATTGGCCCTGCCAAAAAGCTGCGTCCTGCTTTTGTAAAAGTACCCATAGATTTAACGCACGATATGCCGATTACTATTCTTGCTAGCTGTGTGTCACTCACGCCTGGTACAGTCAGTGCCGAGGTGTATCCCATCCCAGAATCGCTTAGTGAAGGTGAAAAGCCAACGCAGCGTTATTTACTTATTCATGTGCTCGATTTAAAAGATGAAGAGGCACTTATTAAACAAATTAAACAACGCTATGAAACTCCCCTGAAGGAGATTTTTCAATGTTAG
- a CDS encoding K+/H+ antiporter subunit F, whose product MLDTVLLIVFSMIGLSLLLNLWRLIIGPSVPDRILALDTMYINVIALIILYSISMGTGLYFEAALLIAMLGFISTVAVCKYLLRGDIIE is encoded by the coding sequence ATGTTAGACACTGTATTACTTATTGTTTTTTCAATGATTGGCTTATCGCTGTTACTTAACTTATGGCGCTTAATTATTGGCCCATCGGTACCAGATAGAATTTTAGCCTTAGATACCATGTATATAAATGTTATTGCGCTAATTATTTTATACAGCATTAGCATGGGCACAGGCTTGTACTTTGAGGCCGCGCTGCTTATAGCAATGTTAGGTTTTATTAGTACTGTTGCGGTATGTAAGTATTTACTGCGCGGCGATATAATTGAATAG
- a CDS encoding Na+/H+ antiporter subunit G, producing MISEWVVSILLLFGGLFILIGSLGLIKLPDFYMRLHGPTKATTLGMASILIAAMVFFANSEHGFSVKEILITVFLLITAPISGYMLIKSAIHHKLKAKEGTKGLDNIEED from the coding sequence ATGATAAGCGAATGGGTTGTATCTATACTGCTACTTTTTGGTGGGCTATTTATTTTAATTGGCTCACTAGGTTTAATAAAATTACCTGACTTTTATATGCGCTTACACGGCCCAACCAAAGCCACCACATTAGGTATGGCCAGTATATTAATTGCGGCTATGGTATTTTTTGCCAACTCTGAGCATGGTTTTAGTGTTAAAGAAATTTTAATCACCGTATTTTTGTTAATTACCGCGCCAATAAGTGGCTATATGCTAATCAAATCAGCTATTCATCATAAGTTAAAAGCAAAAGAGGGCACTAAAGGGCTCGATAACATAGAAGAAGATTAA
- a CDS encoding DUF2059 domain-containing protein, protein MTKTLLLSLLIFSGSVFADQASKQQKIDELINVMNMDAMVDSMYGQVEGMMKNMSAQMGVKPSEQAIFDKYYANMTNVLKTEMSWAKMQPMMVNVYDKHFNEQEISDMLGFYKTQTGQKILKKMPEVMQESMQMSQSLVQDAMPKIQAIAQELSEELKQSRQSNTEQN, encoded by the coding sequence ATGACTAAAACATTATTACTTTCACTACTGATTTTTTCAGGCAGCGTATTTGCCGATCAAGCATCAAAGCAGCAAAAAATAGATGAGCTAATAAACGTAATGAACATGGATGCCATGGTTGACTCAATGTACGGGCAAGTTGAAGGCATGATGAAAAATATGTCTGCGCAAATGGGCGTTAAACCTTCTGAGCAAGCTATTTTTGATAAGTACTACGCAAATATGACCAATGTGCTAAAAACCGAAATGAGCTGGGCTAAAATGCAGCCAATGATGGTAAATGTTTACGATAAACACTTTAATGAGCAAGAAATTAGCGACATGCTGGGCTTTTATAAAACACAGACCGGTCAAAAAATACTGAAAAAAATGCCAGAGGTTATGCAAGAGTCTATGCAAATGTCACAAAGCTTAGTGCAAGATGCAATGCCAAAAATTCAAGCCATAGCGCAAGAGCTAAGTGAAGAGCTAAAACAATCACGCCAAAGCAATACCGAACAAAACTAG
- a CDS encoding EAL domain-containing protein, translating to MLKDGYESAFKLDTNTRLLHEFMDNKRYPKGTFKKQFLAYLLEKYANTPIDVLVVTDNSALNWVNANRAVFLPLVPIVYSGINQVTPEILALKNSTGVFENRDLAQTVFDIKAMSKQNNLLVVSDSSITGKINSSKIYDIYNHPNAPEHIYLIEDLTENSIASVINSYPQKTPILVIGQLIDPKQHNGLLSWHITSQLLANYASGPIFTIAQASLQNGATGADELDGVQHAMQASKLVKLLLNNTEIDKVKPILNAQTTWMLDAQLLKEFEIAKVDIPKPHTLINEDATFYQKYKLYVWVVIAAFSISLCIIAMMAEIIRRGRQTQKLLNINKERYKDLAHAGANIFWETNTQDKLCYISGDTQLFFYLPQQNMLGQSLLSLMKNNPHIEFPVNDYQQAQDTFQPLDNLIFKVKPTNQDLKILMLIAKPIYALNNNFTGYRGIIKDITQQHRLSEQVAYAAAYDQLTGLMNRHTFNQHLKKHLPTKSNNQVHSFLCMLDLDRFKLVNDSAGHLVGDAMLCEVTTLIMQSINKGDLLARLGGDEFALVINASNLPHAQLTCEKIINAVKCYKFTWNERIFDTGISIGMVPISYGLNATELLSMADIACYKAKELGRGRVFITDQNNNNLFNEALQIGYIANISQAIANKQFFLVKQLIQPLYKNPNAQSHYEILIRFKALDGTLIPPDLFIPATEKNGLITLIDHWVISTLLLNYHAFFPQGDTLVSINLSGISLSDEQFVQELIKLVKNSDVPAHNICFEITETAAISQIFKVQKFIAEMKTLGIKFALDDFGSGAPTFEYLKNLPADYLKIDGSLIKNIERSEIDQEIVKSINAIAHMMGMQTIAEFVENEQINNILYKIGINYAQGYQFGKPCPCDPSLLTG from the coding sequence ATGTTAAAAGATGGCTACGAAAGTGCGTTTAAGCTTGATACAAACACACGGTTACTCCATGAGTTTATGGATAATAAACGCTATCCTAAAGGGACATTTAAAAAACAGTTTTTAGCTTACCTACTAGAAAAATACGCTAATACCCCTATAGATGTTCTTGTTGTTACGGATAACTCGGCACTTAATTGGGTTAACGCAAACAGAGCCGTTTTTTTGCCACTAGTGCCTATTGTTTATAGCGGAATTAACCAAGTGACTCCTGAAATACTGGCACTTAAAAACTCCACAGGCGTATTTGAAAACCGCGATTTAGCTCAAACAGTGTTTGATATAAAAGCCATGAGCAAACAAAATAATTTGTTGGTCGTTTCCGACAGCAGTATTACTGGCAAAATCAATTCGTCTAAAATTTATGACATTTATAACCACCCCAACGCGCCTGAACATATTTATTTAATCGAAGATTTAACTGAAAACAGCATAGCAAGTGTTATTAATAGCTACCCTCAAAAAACCCCCATTTTGGTAATCGGTCAGCTAATTGACCCAAAACAGCATAATGGCTTATTAAGCTGGCATATCACTAGCCAATTACTGGCTAATTATGCCAGCGGGCCAATATTTACCATTGCACAAGCAAGCTTACAAAATGGTGCTACTGGCGCTGATGAGCTCGATGGTGTGCAGCATGCTATGCAAGCAAGTAAATTGGTAAAGCTTTTATTAAACAATACCGAAATAGATAAAGTGAAACCAATTTTAAATGCGCAAACCACCTGGATGTTAGATGCACAGCTTTTAAAAGAGTTTGAAATAGCAAAAGTAGATATTCCAAAGCCACACACCTTAATAAATGAAGACGCTACTTTTTATCAAAAATATAAATTATACGTGTGGGTAGTAATTGCAGCATTTAGTATTAGCTTATGCATTATTGCAATGATGGCCGAAATTATTCGCCGCGGCAGGCAAACGCAAAAGTTACTCAATATAAATAAAGAACGCTACAAAGACTTAGCCCACGCAGGCGCTAATATTTTTTGGGAAACAAACACCCAAGATAAACTGTGTTATATATCTGGCGACACTCAACTGTTTTTTTATTTACCGCAGCAAAATATGCTTGGGCAATCTTTGCTTTCGCTGATGAAAAATAATCCACATATAGAATTTCCGGTTAATGACTACCAACAAGCCCAAGATACATTTCAGCCACTCGACAATTTAATTTTTAAAGTAAAACCGACAAATCAGGATTTAAAAATATTAATGCTGATTGCAAAGCCTATTTATGCATTAAACAATAATTTTACAGGTTACAGAGGTATTATTAAGGATATAACACAGCAGCATAGGCTTTCAGAGCAAGTAGCTTATGCTGCCGCTTACGACCAACTAACAGGATTGATGAACCGCCATACATTTAATCAGCATTTAAAAAAGCACTTACCCACTAAATCTAATAACCAAGTACATAGTTTTTTATGCATGTTAGACTTAGATCGCTTTAAACTTGTAAACGACAGTGCAGGGCACTTAGTGGGCGATGCAATGTTATGTGAAGTAACAACCCTTATTATGCAAAGTATTAATAAGGGCGATTTACTCGCTCGACTTGGTGGCGATGAGTTTGCTCTTGTTATTAATGCAAGCAATCTACCCCATGCGCAACTTACCTGCGAAAAAATAATTAACGCTGTAAAATGCTATAAGTTTACTTGGAACGAACGAATTTTTGATACCGGCATCAGCATAGGTATGGTGCCTATTAGCTATGGTTTAAATGCAACAGAGCTACTTAGCATGGCAGATATAGCATGTTATAAAGCAAAAGAGCTTGGCCGAGGCCGTGTGTTTATAACCGATCAGAATAACAACAACCTCTTTAACGAAGCACTGCAAATTGGCTATATTGCCAATATTAGCCAAGCCATTGCCAATAAACAGTTTTTTTTAGTAAAGCAGCTTATTCAACCGCTTTATAAAAACCCAAACGCACAATCTCATTACGAAATTTTAATTCGCTTTAAAGCGCTTGATGGTACATTAATTCCGCCAGATTTATTTATTCCCGCAACTGAAAAAAACGGGCTCATAACGTTAATTGATCATTGGGTGATCAGTACACTATTGCTCAACTATCACGCCTTTTTCCCCCAAGGTGATACGCTTGTTTCTATAAACCTATCTGGGATCAGCTTAAGTGACGAGCAGTTTGTACAAGAACTTATTAAACTTGTTAAAAACTCTGATGTGCCGGCGCACAACATATGTTTTGAAATAACCGAAACCGCAGCTATTTCGCAAATTTTTAAAGTACAAAAATTTATTGCCGAAATGAAAACCCTAGGTATTAAGTTTGCGCTCGATGACTTTGGTAGTGGTGCTCCTACTTTTGAATACTTAAAAAATCTGCCTGCCGATTATTTAAAAATTGATGGAAGCCTAATTAAAAATATTGAGCGCAGTGAAATAGATCAAGAAATTGTCAAATCAATTAACGCAATAGCCCATATGATGGGAATGCAAACAATTGCTGAGTTTGTAGAAAACGAGCAAATTAATAATATTCTTTACAAGATAGGCATTAATTACGCGCAGGGCTATCAATTTGGTAAACCCTGCCCGTGTGACCCTAGCTTATTAACAGGCTAG
- a CDS encoding MerR family transcriptional regulator, which produces MYVKQLVKLMSVTPDTVRHYTRVGLLHPTRSEQNGYQEYTQGDIQRLKFIISARQLGFSVTDIKNIVSESEQGHCPCPLTRKLITKRLEETEALFQETLKLRTRMQSALKQWDSSPDGATSSDVCSLIESFVDPISEPSIKEG; this is translated from the coding sequence ATGTACGTTAAACAGCTAGTCAAATTAATGAGCGTGACACCAGATACAGTACGTCATTACACACGAGTCGGGCTTTTACACCCAACGCGTAGTGAACAAAATGGTTATCAAGAATACACGCAAGGCGATATACAGCGTTTAAAGTTTATAATAAGTGCGCGCCAGTTAGGTTTTTCAGTCACTGATATTAAAAATATAGTGAGTGAATCAGAGCAAGGTCACTGCCCATGCCCACTTACTCGTAAACTCATTACTAAACGGTTAGAAGAAACCGAAGCGTTGTTTCAAGAAACTCTTAAACTGCGCACACGTATGCAATCGGCATTAAAACAGTGGGATTCGTCGCCCGATGGCGCAACATCAAGTGACGTATGTAGTTTAATTGAGTCGTTTGTCGATCCTATTTCAGAGCCAAGTATCAAGGAGGGGTAA